Part of the Sulfolobales archaeon genome, TCTAATTATAACTCTCTCGCCTATAGATACATCAGCATTCCTCCTCACTATAGAATCCATCCTAATAATATTAGGATTATCCTCGCCATAGCTAGGCCATACAATTCCAGCAGTCTTTTTTCTACCTTCTATCTCTACAATGTCTCCAGGTTCTAGACCTAGCTCTCTTAATACTGATATATCAATTTTAACCTTCCCCCCAACAACATCTCTATGCTTCAGCTCATCAACTATTAGTATGACCTCTTTCTTCACACCTCTAGATCTCTCACCTTCGCCGGGAGAGCTCTGGGGATTTTCAAAAGGTTCAGGATTACTGCTCAATTCCCTGACCCGCCTATGAATTATTTTATCTAAGAAAGTAGATAAAGTATTGCAGGCTGTTACATTGACCTTTTTAAATCATGAGTGTTGATCTAGAAAACTCTTGATATATACTCGATCTCTACTTCATTAACTCCTTCTACTCCTCTTAGAACACTCTCTAATTCTTCAGTACCTCCTTCGGTCGCTTCTGGAAATACTACGAAGAGTCTGAGAATCTTATAACCATAAGCCAGATCCTCGGATTCGTGTCTGAGAATTCTATACCTCTCAGGAAGAACAGATCTTATCTTTTTCATGATCTCTGAGAAGTCTTGGATAACATCTACCGGATAAATTTTCACAACAGCTATGACATCAGCCATGGAAAACACCTTCTAAGGACCCTCGAAACCACATACAGGGCATCTATATGATATAGCGGCATTTCTACACTTCTTACATCTCCAGATCGTGTATTTACCACAATTAGGACATGTAAAACTCACAGCCTTCTCGTAGGGAGGTATGATTCTTTTACACGATGAACATATTGGTGGTGATATCTCGTCTACTAGAGCCGGTCTCGGGAGTCTTGTAGATAGAGTTGCCACTACTATGACACCTGACACTATTATGGTAAATCCTCTTATAAGCTTGTAGAAATAGTGGAGAGAGGTTTAGCATTCTCGAAATATTTCTTTATATTTCATTTTATAATCAGAGTATTCGGGATTAAGCTGTGGAGGATGTGAAGACATCGAGAGAGTATTTTTTCAGAGAGAGAGTAGAAGTATTTAGACCTGATAAGATTAGCAGCTTAAGAGATCTTCTTCAGAGTATGGCTAAGACAGCTTACCAGGGTAGGAAGCTTGGAGAGATTTTTGAGATTATTAGAAGAATGCTGGAAGACAGGGATCTGATTATATACATGGGTTTAGCAGGTTCTATGGCTACAGCAGGTATGTGGGGTATAATCTCATGGTTTATAGAGAAAGGCTATATAGATGTTCTCGTGTCCACAGGAGCTAACGTGTCCGAGGATATATATGCAGGACTTGGCTTTCCATATGGAAGAGGTTCTCCTTGCACTGATGATGAGCTTCTATTGAAGAATAAGATCGATAGGTTCTATGATGTGTATGCTGATGAGTATATGTATAGAGAGATGGAGAG contains:
- a CDS encoding elongation factor 1-beta, with protein sequence MADVIAVVKIYPVDVIQDFSEIMKKIRSVLPERYRILRHESEDLAYGYKILRLFVVFPEATEGGTEELESVLRGVEGVNEVEIEYISRVF
- a CDS encoding zinc finger domain-containing protein; this encodes MSGVIVVATLSTRLPRPALVDEISPPICSSCKRIIPPYEKAVSFTCPNCGKYTIWRCKKCRNAAISYRCPVCGFEGP